In Propionimicrobium sp. PCR01-08-3, one DNA window encodes the following:
- a CDS encoding MFS transporter, translating into MTNTPDINLRSVEPDWNDRFARVQRRTMGVLVVTQIVGTVGTGVAPSIGVLLASDVLHNETWAGLARTTATLGAALLGLPLGNLAARRGRRFSLATGWWLAAAGAAILVPAAQLKLVVPLFLGLLLIGSGSAVALQSRFAATDLANPGHKARALALIVWVGTLGSVIGPNLGAPGTLVGDATGLSVYAGAFLIAAICLGIAGTVVFVLLRPDPLLLLTESGLADASTLPTRRRGGIRRILAEIRSNKPARIAVIAILVAQIVMVTVMTMTPVHIVHQGGTVNLVGITISLHIVGMYALAPLVGWITDRCGSRLAIWAGIGIFVVSLAFAVLRSDESHWVVASLILLGVGWSFVNVAGSALFTSNVSTEVRASSQGGIDALANLCGATMAFLAGPLMAATSFATLAVIAMVMLIPLACVVLRRIPETIDYRVP; encoded by the coding sequence ATGACGAACACACCCGATATCAACCTCCGATCCGTCGAACCGGATTGGAACGATCGCTTCGCCCGCGTCCAGCGGCGGACGATGGGTGTGCTGGTGGTAACGCAGATCGTCGGGACGGTCGGGACGGGAGTGGCGCCGTCCATCGGCGTGCTGCTCGCCTCAGACGTGCTGCACAACGAGACCTGGGCGGGTCTGGCCCGCACCACCGCCACTTTGGGGGCCGCGCTGCTCGGCCTGCCGCTCGGCAACCTCGCTGCCCGGAGGGGCCGCCGCTTTTCGCTCGCGACCGGTTGGTGGCTGGCCGCGGCAGGTGCCGCGATCCTCGTCCCGGCCGCGCAGCTGAAACTGGTCGTCCCGCTGTTCCTCGGTTTGCTGCTCATCGGATCCGGGTCGGCGGTGGCGTTGCAATCGCGATTCGCGGCAACCGACCTGGCAAACCCCGGGCACAAAGCACGAGCGCTGGCGCTGATCGTCTGGGTGGGCACCCTCGGCTCGGTGATCGGGCCGAATCTCGGTGCGCCCGGCACCCTCGTCGGCGACGCCACCGGGCTGTCGGTGTACGCAGGAGCCTTCCTCATCGCTGCCATCTGCCTCGGCATCGCGGGAACGGTGGTCTTCGTGCTGCTGCGTCCGGACCCCTTGCTGCTGCTCACCGAGTCGGGCCTGGCGGACGCGTCCACCCTGCCCACCCGCAGGCGCGGTGGAATCCGCAGAATCCTCGCAGAGATCCGCAGCAACAAACCCGCCCGCATCGCAGTGATCGCCATCCTGGTCGCGCAGATCGTGATGGTGACGGTGATGACCATGACACCGGTGCATATCGTGCATCAGGGCGGCACCGTGAACCTGGTCGGCATCACGATCAGCCTGCACATCGTCGGCATGTACGCGCTCGCACCGCTGGTCGGCTGGATCACCGACCGCTGCGGCTCCCGACTCGCCATCTGGGCAGGCATCGGTATCTTCGTGGTCTCGCTCGCCTTCGCAGTGCTGCGTTCGGACGAAAGCCACTGGGTTGTGGCCTCGCTCATCCTGCTCGGTGTCGGCTGGTCGTTCGTCAACGTGGCCGGCTCGGCGCTGTTCACCTCGAATGTCTCCACCGAGGTCCGTGCCTCGTCTCAGGGCGGTATCGATGCCCTGGCAAATCTGTGTGGCGCGACGATGGCCTTCCTGGCCGGCCCGCTGATGGCGGCGACCAGCTTCGCGACGCTTGCGGTGATCGCGATGGTGATGTTGATTCCGCTGGCCTGCGTGGTGCTGCGCCGCATCCCCGAAACCATTGATTATCGCGTCCCATAG
- a CDS encoding helical backbone metal receptor produces the protein MFDDLGAPVDLSYPPRRVVSLVPSLTEAIALSVPGVLVGATDWCVRPPGLQVERVRGTKNPDLAKIRALEPDLVVVNEEENRKLDVERLRASGVDVWVTKIDSVDEAVASLERFFTEALGLKETPAWLRTARKVWDVSGIDSEGPAFPPSNLGRFNAPTARPSTQLSSPATINGSGLRVAIPIWRDPWIWVGAGTYASDLVSRLGWTSAGADFGERYPHADVAEVLHTSGGVDAVLLPDEPYAFGPYDGPDAFPETHTVLVPGRSLFWYGPAMCDARQALEAAVRS, from the coding sequence GTGTTCGATGACCTCGGCGCACCGGTGGACCTGTCGTATCCACCACGCAGAGTCGTGTCCCTGGTCCCGTCGCTGACCGAGGCCATCGCGCTGAGCGTGCCGGGCGTCCTGGTGGGAGCGACCGACTGGTGCGTCCGGCCGCCGGGCCTGCAGGTCGAGCGGGTGCGCGGCACGAAGAATCCAGACCTTGCCAAGATCCGCGCCCTTGAACCAGACCTCGTGGTTGTGAACGAAGAGGAGAACCGCAAACTCGACGTCGAACGGCTGCGGGCCTCCGGCGTCGACGTCTGGGTGACCAAGATCGACAGTGTGGACGAGGCCGTGGCCAGCCTGGAACGGTTTTTCACCGAGGCGCTCGGCCTGAAGGAGACGCCTGCGTGGCTTCGAACGGCGCGCAAGGTGTGGGATGTGTCGGGAATCGATTCAGAAGGCCCGGCTTTCCCTCCATCAAATCTGGGACGGTTCAATGCGCCTACCGCTCGTCCATCGACGCAGCTGAGCTCTCCTGCCACCATCAATGGCTCCGGTCTGCGGGTGGCGATCCCGATCTGGCGCGATCCATGGATCTGGGTGGGTGCGGGGACCTATGCGTCCGACCTTGTCAGCAGGCTGGGCTGGACGAGCGCCGGCGCCGACTTCGGTGAGCGTTACCCACATGCCGATGTGGCGGAGGTGCTGCACACCTCGGGTGGGGTGGACGCAGTCCTGCTGCCCGATGAGCCTTACGCCTTCGGGCCGTACGACGGGCCTGACGCATTTCCGGAGACGCACACCGTGCTGGTGCCCGGACGATCGCTGTTCTGGTATGGGCCCGCGATGTGTGACGCGCGGCAAGCATTGGAGGCCGCCGTCAGGTCGTGA
- a CDS encoding 1,4-dihydroxy-2-naphthoyl-CoA synthase, producing the protein MSNETTANPFRPELWDEVPGFEFTDITYHQAKDVPAVRIAFDRPEVRNAFRPHTVDELLLAFEHARQSADIGCVLLTGNGPSPKDGGWAFCSGGDQRIRGKAGYQYAEGEDASTVDRARAGRLHILEVQRLIRFMPKPVIALVNGWAAGGGHSLHVVCDLSLASEEHAKFKQTDADVASFDGGYGSAYLARQVGQKFAREIFFLADTYSADDAYRMGMVNKVVPHAELEDEGLAWAAKICGKSPTAQRMLKYAFNLADDGLMGQQLFAGEATRLAYMSDEAVEGRDSFLNKRPPDWSDYPYYY; encoded by the coding sequence ATGAGCAACGAGACCACAGCGAATCCGTTCCGCCCCGAGTTGTGGGACGAGGTGCCCGGCTTCGAGTTCACCGATATCACCTACCACCAGGCGAAGGACGTGCCGGCAGTGCGCATCGCATTCGATCGTCCGGAGGTACGCAATGCCTTTCGTCCGCACACCGTGGACGAGCTGCTGCTGGCCTTCGAGCATGCCCGGCAGTCGGCCGACATCGGCTGCGTGCTGCTCACCGGAAACGGGCCGAGCCCCAAGGACGGCGGCTGGGCGTTCTGCAGCGGTGGCGATCAGCGGATCCGCGGCAAGGCCGGATACCAATACGCCGAGGGTGAGGACGCCAGCACGGTCGACCGCGCCCGGGCCGGACGGCTGCACATTCTCGAAGTGCAACGGCTGATCAGATTTATGCCGAAGCCGGTGATCGCCCTGGTCAACGGGTGGGCCGCCGGGGGCGGGCATAGCCTGCATGTGGTCTGCGACCTGTCGCTCGCCTCCGAGGAGCACGCCAAATTCAAGCAGACCGACGCCGACGTCGCGTCCTTTGACGGCGGCTACGGTTCGGCCTACCTGGCCCGTCAGGTCGGCCAGAAATTCGCCCGCGAGATCTTCTTCCTGGCCGACACCTACTCGGCCGACGACGCCTACCGGATGGGCATGGTGAACAAGGTCGTCCCGCACGCGGAGCTCGAGGACGAAGGGCTCGCCTGGGCTGCCAAGATCTGCGGCAAGTCACCCACAGCGCAGCGGATGCTCAAGTACGCCTTCAACCTTGCCGATGATGGCCTGATGGGCCAGCAGCTGTTCGCAGGCGAAGCGACGAGGCTCGCCTACATGAGCGACGAGGCGGTCGAGGGACGCGACTCATTCCTGAACAAGCGGCCTCCGGATTGGTCTGACTACCCCTACTACTACTGA